In Variovorax paradoxus, a single genomic region encodes these proteins:
- a CDS encoding FadR/GntR family transcriptional regulator encodes MVQSTAGNPSISEAPGETAPAASPAGAAFVGRPRQRARGLAHGLVEDLGEKIRNQSLRPGDKLPTESAIMQAYGVSRTVVREALSKLQAGGLVETLHGVGTFVLQPRPGGVFRLDPGEIAASVDVLAVLELRISLETESAGLAASRRTDEQLVAMRQALDDFEHNVAVAGDTVAPDFRFHLQIAQSTGNPYFADIMRHLGTTIIPRTRISAIRTHEGGGAPYLSRVNREHEEIYAAIARRDPESARAAMRIHLTNSRERLRMAQEAAQQKAKAEAAAGAGASAGAASSDNASSS; translated from the coding sequence ATGGTTCAGTCGACTGCGGGTAATCCCTCGATATCAGAAGCGCCTGGAGAAACGGCGCCTGCCGCGTCGCCCGCGGGCGCGGCGTTCGTGGGGCGTCCGCGCCAGCGCGCGCGCGGCCTCGCGCACGGGCTGGTGGAAGACCTGGGCGAGAAAATCCGCAACCAGTCGCTGCGGCCCGGCGACAAGCTGCCGACCGAGTCGGCCATCATGCAGGCCTACGGCGTGAGCCGCACGGTGGTGCGCGAGGCGCTGTCGAAGCTGCAGGCCGGCGGGCTGGTCGAGACACTGCACGGCGTGGGCACCTTCGTGCTGCAGCCGCGGCCGGGCGGCGTGTTCCGCCTCGATCCCGGCGAGATTGCCGCATCGGTCGACGTGCTTGCGGTGCTCGAGCTGCGCATCAGCCTGGAGACCGAATCGGCCGGCCTCGCCGCCAGCCGGCGTACCGACGAGCAGCTGGTCGCCATGCGCCAGGCGCTCGACGACTTCGAGCACAACGTGGCGGTGGCAGGGGACACGGTGGCGCCCGACTTCCGCTTTCACCTGCAGATCGCGCAGTCGACCGGCAACCCGTACTTCGCCGACATCATGCGGCACCTGGGCACCACGATCATTCCGCGCACGCGCATCAGCGCCATCCGCACCCACGAGGGCGGCGGTGCGCCGTACCTGAGCCGCGTGAACCGCGAGCACGAAGAAATCTACGCCGCCATCGCGCGCCGCGACCCCGAATCGGCCCGCGCCGCCATGCGCATCCACCTGACCAACAGTCGTGAGCGGCTGCGCATGGCGCAAGAGGCCGCGCAGCAAAAGGCGAAGGCCGAAGCGGCTGCGGGCGCGGGTGCTTCGGCTGGTGCTGCTTCGTCCGACAACGCCTCTTCGAGCTGA
- a CDS encoding amino acid ABC transporter permease, which translates to MKYSLDFAPLASYWPVFINGAWLTLKMTALAVVIGVAVGTLVAFAKRSKIRLLSRACTIYIEIVRNTPFLVQIFLLYFGLASFGVRMPTFAAAVLAMVINIAAYAAEIIRAGLESVPRGQIEAAECLGLSKWRIGWHVMLQPSIEKVYPALTSQFLLMMQASAMASQISAEELTAIANTVQSDTFRSLETYIVVAALYLVLSLFIKLVTWALGEYLFRRRRVVRRAAAQAGKMQPAAATAAVAVHGGAA; encoded by the coding sequence ATGAAGTATTCCCTCGACTTTGCTCCGTTGGCATCGTACTGGCCCGTTTTCATCAACGGCGCCTGGCTGACCCTCAAGATGACCGCGCTGGCCGTGGTCATCGGCGTGGCCGTCGGCACGCTGGTCGCGTTTGCCAAGCGCAGCAAGATCCGGCTGCTTTCGCGCGCCTGCACCATCTACATCGAGATCGTGCGCAACACGCCGTTCCTGGTGCAGATCTTCCTGCTGTACTTCGGCCTGGCCAGCTTCGGCGTGCGCATGCCGACCTTCGCGGCCGCCGTATTGGCGATGGTCATCAACATCGCGGCCTACGCCGCGGAGATCATCCGCGCCGGCCTGGAGTCGGTGCCGCGCGGGCAGATCGAGGCGGCCGAATGCCTGGGGCTTTCCAAGTGGCGCATCGGCTGGCACGTGATGCTGCAGCCGTCGATCGAGAAGGTCTACCCCGCCCTCACCAGCCAGTTCCTGCTGATGATGCAGGCCTCGGCCATGGCCTCGCAGATCTCGGCCGAGGAGCTCACCGCCATCGCCAACACGGTGCAGTCGGACACCTTCCGATCGCTGGAAACGTACATCGTGGTCGCGGCGCTGTACCTGGTGCTGTCGCTCTTCATCAAGCTCGTGACCTGGGCGCTGGGCGAGTACCTGTTCCGCCGCCGCCGCGTGGTGCGCCGCGCCGCAGCGCAGGCCGGCAAGATGCAACCCGCCGCCGCAACGGCCGCGGTAGCGGTGCACGGAGGCGCCGCATGA
- the gudD gene encoding glucarate dehydratase, with product MTSPEPVSKAVPGAPVVTGMRVVPVAGHDSMLMNLSGAHGPFFTRNLLILTDSAGRTGVGEVPGGEKIRQTLEDARGLIVGQRIGNHNAVLNSLRSAFAGRDSGGRGLQTFDLRVTIHAVTAVEAALLDLLGQFLEVPVAALLGEGQQRDAVQMLGYLFYVGDRNKTDLPYESDPNADNDWFRLRHEEAMTPEAIVRLAEATHARYGFTDFKLKGGVLRGEEEVEAIRALHERFPKARVTLDPNGGWLLQDAIRLCRDLHGVMAYAEDPCGAEGVFSGREVMAEFRRATGLPTATNMVATDWREMVHSLSLQSVDIPLADPHFWTMQGSVRVAQLCQAWGLTWGSHSNNHFDVSLAMFTHVAAAAPGKVTAIDTHWIWQDGQRLTKAPLQIEGGFVKVPTRGGLGVELEMDEVEKAHQLYLKHGLGARNDAQAMQYLIPNWTFDNKRPCMVR from the coding sequence ATGACTAGTCCCGAACCCGTTTCCAAAGCCGTGCCGGGCGCCCCCGTCGTCACCGGCATGCGCGTGGTGCCCGTCGCGGGCCACGACAGCATGCTGATGAACCTCAGCGGCGCGCATGGCCCGTTCTTCACGCGCAACCTGCTGATCCTGACCGACAGCGCCGGGCGCACCGGCGTGGGCGAAGTGCCCGGCGGCGAGAAGATCCGCCAGACGCTGGAAGACGCGCGCGGCCTCATCGTCGGCCAGCGCATCGGCAATCACAACGCGGTGCTCAACAGCCTGCGCAGTGCCTTCGCCGGACGCGACAGCGGCGGCCGTGGCCTGCAGACCTTCGACCTGCGCGTGACCATCCACGCGGTGACGGCGGTGGAGGCCGCGCTGCTCGACCTGCTCGGCCAGTTCCTCGAAGTGCCCGTGGCGGCACTGCTCGGCGAAGGCCAGCAGCGCGACGCGGTACAGATGCTCGGCTACCTCTTCTACGTGGGCGACCGCAACAAGACCGACCTGCCGTACGAGAGCGACCCCAACGCCGACAACGACTGGTTCCGCCTGCGCCACGAGGAGGCCATGACGCCCGAGGCCATCGTGCGCCTGGCCGAGGCCACGCATGCGCGCTACGGCTTCACAGACTTCAAGCTCAAGGGCGGCGTGCTGCGCGGCGAGGAAGAAGTCGAGGCCATCCGCGCGCTGCACGAGCGCTTTCCGAAAGCGCGCGTCACGCTCGACCCGAACGGCGGCTGGCTGCTGCAGGACGCGATTCGCCTGTGCCGCGACCTGCACGGCGTGATGGCCTATGCCGAAGACCCGTGCGGCGCCGAGGGCGTGTTCTCCGGCCGCGAGGTGATGGCCGAGTTCCGCCGCGCCACCGGCCTGCCCACCGCCACCAACATGGTGGCCACCGACTGGCGCGAGATGGTGCACAGCCTCTCGCTTCAGTCGGTCGATATTCCGCTGGCCGACCCGCACTTCTGGACCATGCAGGGCTCGGTGCGCGTGGCGCAGTTGTGCCAGGCCTGGGGCCTGACCTGGGGCTCGCATTCGAACAACCACTTCGACGTGTCGCTCGCGATGTTCACCCACGTGGCCGCCGCCGCGCCGGGCAAGGTGACGGCCATCGACACGCACTGGATCTGGCAGGACGGCCAGCGCCTGACCAAGGCGCCGCTGCAGATCGAAGGCGGCTTCGTGAAGGTGCCGACGCGCGGCGGCCTGGGCGTGGAGCTCGAAATGGACGAGGTCGAGAAGGCGCACCAGCTGTACCTGAAGCACGGCCTTGGCGCGCGCAACGACGCGCAGGCGATGCAATATCTGATTCCCAACTGGACTTTCGACAACAAGCGGCCCTGCATGGTCCGCTGA
- a CDS encoding amino acid ABC transporter ATP-binding protein: MSPIVKLDHVYKSFGANQVLKGVSFEVAKGEMIAIIGASGSGKSTALRCIDRLEVIDKGTIEVCGIRVDSPSVDLKQLRLEVGIVFQSYNLFPHLTVQENIMLALRHVKKQSRGEAHDVALRVLDQVGLKEKAGAYPEQLSGGQQQRVAIARSLAMSPKVMLFDEVTSALDPQLTGEVLRVMEDLAAGGMTMLLVTHEMAFAKRVADRIIYMHQGTVWETGPGEMLDAPKTQELRAFLNNGL; encoded by the coding sequence ATGTCGCCAATCGTTAAGCTGGACCACGTCTATAAAAGCTTCGGGGCCAACCAGGTCCTGAAGGGCGTGTCTTTCGAAGTCGCCAAGGGCGAGATGATCGCGATCATCGGCGCCAGCGGCTCGGGCAAGAGCACGGCGCTGCGCTGCATCGACCGGCTCGAAGTGATCGACAAGGGCACCATCGAAGTCTGCGGCATCCGCGTCGACAGCCCCAGTGTCGACCTCAAGCAGCTGCGGCTCGAAGTGGGCATCGTGTTCCAGAGCTACAACCTGTTCCCCCACCTCACGGTGCAGGAGAACATCATGCTGGCGCTGCGCCACGTCAAGAAGCAGTCGCGCGGCGAAGCGCACGACGTTGCCCTGCGCGTGCTCGACCAGGTGGGCCTGAAGGAAAAGGCCGGCGCCTACCCCGAACAGCTCTCCGGCGGCCAGCAGCAGCGCGTGGCCATCGCGCGTTCGCTCGCGATGTCGCCCAAGGTGATGCTGTTCGACGAGGTCACCTCCGCGCTCGACCCCCAGCTCACCGGCGAAGTGCTGCGCGTGATGGAAGACCTCGCGGCCGGCGGCATGACCATGCTGCTCGTCACGCACGAGATGGCCTTCGCCAAGCGCGTGGCCGACCGGATCATCTACATGCACCAGGGCACCGTCTGGGAGACCGGCCCCGGCGAAATGCTCGACGCGCCCAAGACGCAGGAGTTGCGCGCCTTCCTGAACAACGGGCTGTAA
- a CDS encoding transporter substrate-binding domain-containing protein — protein sequence MKLGTTFTRTCVALALVAGVAQAAMADQLDDIKKAGKVRVAIAMGTPLFSFADANLQPTGSDVDTATALAKDLGVKLEIVSITNAARVPTLQAQRADLVIADLSITPEREKVVDFSVPYAVISIIVGGPKSIKVTDYADLNGKRIGLTRATVNDTLTTQQAKGAEIVRYEDDATLITSMVTGQIDLFSSTPSNLSEMVKQAPAKNLELKFAQKDFDLGIALNKEQPKLKEWVNNWVVTNQKNGKLNAIYKKYHGRDLPERITKL from the coding sequence ATGAAACTCGGCACCACCTTCACCCGCACATGCGTCGCGCTGGCCCTCGTGGCCGGCGTCGCGCAGGCCGCCATGGCCGACCAGCTCGACGACATCAAGAAGGCCGGCAAGGTGCGCGTGGCCATCGCCATGGGCACGCCGCTCTTCAGCTTTGCCGACGCCAACCTGCAGCCCACCGGCTCCGACGTGGACACCGCCACCGCGCTCGCAAAGGACCTGGGCGTGAAGCTGGAGATCGTGTCGATCACCAACGCAGCGCGCGTGCCCACGCTGCAGGCGCAGCGCGCCGACCTCGTGATCGCCGACCTGTCGATCACGCCCGAGCGCGAGAAGGTCGTCGATTTCTCCGTGCCCTACGCCGTCATCAGCATCATCGTGGGCGGCCCCAAGAGCATCAAGGTCACCGACTACGCCGACCTGAACGGCAAGCGCATCGGCCTGACGCGCGCCACCGTGAACGACACGCTCACCACGCAGCAGGCCAAGGGCGCGGAGATCGTGCGCTACGAAGACGACGCCACGCTCATCACCTCGATGGTCACCGGCCAGATCGACCTGTTCTCCAGCACGCCGTCGAACCTGAGCGAGATGGTCAAGCAGGCGCCGGCCAAGAACCTGGAGCTGAAGTTCGCGCAGAAGGACTTCGACCTGGGCATCGCGCTGAACAAGGAACAGCCCAAGCTCAAGGAATGGGTCAACAACTGGGTCGTGACCAACCAGAAGAACGGCAAGCTCAACGCCATCTACAAGAAGTACCACGGCCGCGACCTGCCCGAGCGCATCACGAAACTCTGA
- the kdgD gene encoding 5-dehydro-4-deoxyglucarate dehydratase produces the protein MNPQELKTIMGSGLLSFPLTDFDSNGDFNKKGYVERLEWLAPYGASALFAAGGTGEFFSLTGDEYPGIIQTAVDTCRGVVPIIAGAGGPTRFAIQCAQAAEKAGAHGILLLPHYLTEAGQEGLAAHVEAVCKSVKFGVIVYNRATSRLKPDTLAGLAERNPNLVGFKDGVGDIEAMVAIYQKMGDRFAYLGGLPTAEVYAAAYKAMGTPVYSSAVFNFIPKTAMDFYHAVANDDLPTQHRLLKNFFMPYLELRNRVPGYAVSIVKAGAKIVGHGAGPVRAPLTDLKPAEMEQLKALIDALGPQ, from the coding sequence ATGAACCCCCAAGAACTCAAGACCATCATGGGCTCCGGCCTGCTCTCGTTCCCGCTGACCGACTTCGACAGCAACGGCGACTTCAACAAGAAGGGCTATGTCGAGCGCCTCGAATGGCTCGCACCCTACGGCGCCAGCGCGCTGTTCGCTGCCGGCGGCACGGGCGAGTTCTTCTCGCTGACCGGCGACGAGTACCCCGGCATCATCCAGACGGCCGTCGACACCTGCCGCGGCGTGGTGCCGATCATTGCCGGCGCCGGCGGCCCGACGCGCTTCGCCATCCAGTGCGCGCAAGCGGCGGAGAAGGCCGGCGCGCACGGCATCCTGCTGCTGCCGCACTACCTCACCGAAGCCGGCCAGGAAGGCCTGGCCGCGCACGTCGAAGCCGTGTGCAAGAGCGTGAAGTTCGGCGTGATCGTCTACAACCGCGCCACCAGCCGCCTCAAGCCCGACACGCTGGCCGGCCTGGCCGAGCGCAACCCCAACCTCGTCGGCTTCAAGGACGGCGTGGGCGACATCGAGGCGATGGTCGCGATCTACCAGAAGATGGGCGACCGCTTCGCCTACCTGGGCGGCCTGCCCACGGCGGAGGTCTATGCCGCGGCCTACAAGGCCATGGGCACGCCGGTGTATTCGTCGGCCGTCTTCAACTTCATCCCGAAGACGGCGATGGACTTCTATCACGCGGTCGCCAACGACGACCTGCCGACGCAGCACCGCCTGCTGAAGAACTTTTTCATGCCCTACTTGGAGCTGCGCAACCGCGTGCCCGGCTATGCCGTGAGCATCGTGAAGGCCGGCGCAAAGATCGTCGGCCACGGCGCAGGCCCGGTGCGCGCCCCGCTCACCGACCTGAAGCCCGCCGAGATGGAACAGCTCAAGGCGTTGATCGACGCGCTCGGCCCGCAGTAA
- a CDS encoding NAD-dependent epimerase/dehydratase family protein, translated as MEASNKKLNRLLLTGAAGGLGKVLRERLKPYAKVLRLSDIASLAPAADASEEVVPCDLSDKAAVHALLEGCDAIVHLGGVSVERPFEEILEANIKGIFNVYEAARRHGVKRVVFASSNHVIGFYKQSEHIDAHAARRPDGYYGLSKSFGEDMAQFYFDRWGIETVSIRIGSSFPEPLNRRMMSTWLSYRDLTTLIEKSLFTPDVKHTIVYGMSNNRDVWWDNSAAAHLGFVPQDSSEVFRDKVEQQPPVAPTDPNAIYQGGAFTAQGPFGDER; from the coding sequence ATGGAAGCGTCGAACAAGAAACTCAACCGCCTGCTGCTGACCGGCGCCGCCGGCGGCCTGGGCAAGGTGCTGCGCGAGCGGCTCAAGCCGTATGCGAAGGTGCTGCGCCTGTCGGACATCGCGTCGCTGGCCCCGGCCGCCGACGCGAGCGAGGAAGTGGTGCCCTGCGACCTGTCGGACAAGGCCGCGGTGCACGCGCTGCTGGAAGGCTGCGACGCCATCGTCCACCTGGGCGGCGTGTCGGTCGAGCGGCCGTTCGAGGAGATCCTCGAGGCCAACATCAAGGGCATCTTCAACGTGTACGAAGCCGCGCGCCGCCACGGCGTGAAGCGCGTGGTGTTCGCCAGCTCGAACCACGTGATCGGCTTCTACAAGCAGAGCGAGCACATCGACGCGCACGCAGCGCGCCGGCCCGACGGCTACTACGGCCTGTCGAAGTCCTTCGGCGAGGACATGGCGCAGTTCTACTTCGACCGCTGGGGCATCGAGACGGTGAGCATCCGCATCGGCTCGTCGTTCCCCGAGCCGCTCAATCGCCGCATGATGAGCACCTGGCTCAGCTACCGCGACCTGACGACGCTGATCGAGAAGTCGCTGTTCACGCCCGATGTGAAGCACACGATCGTCTACGGCATGTCGAACAACCGCGACGTGTGGTGGGACAACAGCGCCGCCGCGCATCTGGGCTTCGTGCCGCAGGACAGCTCCGAAGTGTTCCGCGACAAGGTCGAGCAACAGCCGCCCGTGGCCCCCACCGACCCGAACGCCATCTACCAGGGCGGCGCGTTCACCGCACAAGGCCCGTTCGGCGATGAGCGCTGA
- a CDS encoding Bug family tripartite tricarboxylate transporter substrate binding protein yields MPNIRMKRRGLLAAGVALAATALLPLHASAQADAWPQQKPVTVIVPFPAGGSTDMVARAIALQLQTKLGGSFVVDNRPGATGTIGTGFVKRAAPDGYTLLVSSLGAFVVTPHLQKGVPYDATKDFDYISVPVQAPNVLVANVARPEHTVADVLTLLRKTPGKVSFASSGNGSSDHLSAELFWQQTKTEGVHVPYKGGAPAVNDLLGNQVDFSFQNVNAVLPHIRAGKLRAIAVTGDKRSPVLPDVPTLAEAGVKGAEVYSWQGMAAPRGLPPTTKKKLSDAVIAAMQDPETKKRMLDQGLEIVASTPEDFTAFQLREWTRWKTLIDTRHITAD; encoded by the coding sequence ATGCCGAATATCCGGATGAAAAGAAGAGGGCTTCTTGCGGCCGGCGTCGCGCTCGCCGCCACGGCGCTGCTGCCCCTGCATGCCTCGGCGCAAGCCGACGCATGGCCGCAGCAGAAGCCCGTGACCGTCATCGTGCCGTTCCCGGCCGGCGGCTCCACCGACATGGTCGCGCGCGCCATCGCGCTGCAGCTGCAGACAAAGCTCGGCGGCAGCTTCGTGGTCGACAACCGCCCCGGCGCCACGGGCACCATCGGCACCGGCTTCGTCAAGCGCGCGGCGCCCGATGGCTACACGCTGCTCGTGTCCTCGCTGGGCGCCTTCGTCGTCACGCCGCATCTGCAGAAGGGCGTGCCCTACGACGCGACCAAGGACTTCGACTACATCAGCGTGCCGGTGCAGGCGCCCAACGTGCTCGTCGCCAACGTCGCGCGGCCCGAGCACACCGTGGCCGATGTGCTGACCCTGCTGCGCAAGACGCCGGGCAAGGTCTCGTTCGCAAGCTCGGGCAACGGCTCGTCCGATCATCTGTCGGCCGAACTCTTCTGGCAGCAGACCAAGACCGAAGGCGTGCATGTGCCCTACAAGGGCGGCGCCCCGGCCGTGAACGACCTGCTGGGCAACCAGGTCGACTTCTCGTTCCAGAACGTGAATGCGGTGCTGCCGCACATCCGCGCCGGAAAGCTGCGCGCCATCGCGGTCACCGGCGACAAGCGCTCGCCCGTGCTGCCCGACGTGCCCACGCTGGCCGAGGCCGGCGTGAAGGGCGCGGAGGTCTATTCGTGGCAAGGCATGGCCGCGCCGAGGGGCCTGCCGCCCACCACCAAGAAGAAGTTGAGCGATGCCGTGATTGCCGCGATGCAAGACCCCGAGACCAAGAAGCGGATGCTCGACCAGGGCCTTGAAATCGTCGCCAGCACGCCTGAAGATTTCACAGCCTTCCAGTTGCGCGAATGGACGCGTTGGAAGACGCTCATCGACACCCGACACATCACTGCAGACTGA
- a CDS encoding amino acid ABC transporter permease, whose translation MSLGHFTFTHLMYLVQAIGWTLVLSAIAFVLGAVGGFGLMLARISPRPWLRWFAVVYIECIQGIPLLILLFIVYFGLSVYGLSLPSLVAAGLAMMIYVSAYLGDIWRGCIEAMPKPQWEASECLALSRWQTLRLVIIPQAVRLSLPPTVGFLVQIIKMTSLASVIGFVELTRAGQIINNTIFQPFLVFFLVGAFYFALCYPLSRWSEAMEKKLNVANR comes from the coding sequence ATGAGCCTCGGCCACTTCACCTTCACGCACCTGATGTATCTGGTGCAGGCCATCGGCTGGACGCTGGTGCTCTCGGCCATCGCCTTCGTGCTCGGAGCCGTCGGCGGCTTCGGCCTGATGCTCGCGCGCATTTCGCCGCGGCCGTGGCTGCGCTGGTTCGCGGTGGTCTACATCGAATGCATCCAGGGCATTCCGCTGCTGATCCTGCTGTTCATCGTGTACTTCGGCCTGTCGGTGTACGGGCTCTCGCTGCCCTCGCTGGTGGCGGCCGGGCTCGCGATGATGATCTACGTGAGCGCCTACCTGGGCGACATCTGGCGCGGCTGCATCGAGGCCATGCCCAAGCCGCAGTGGGAGGCCTCCGAATGCCTGGCCCTCTCGCGCTGGCAGACGCTTCGCCTCGTGATCATTCCGCAGGCGGTGCGCCTGTCGCTGCCGCCCACGGTCGGCTTCCTGGTGCAGATCATCAAGATGACCTCGCTGGCCTCGGTGATCGGCTTCGTCGAGCTCACGCGGGCCGGCCAGATCATCAACAACACCATCTTCCAGCCCTTCCTGGTTTTCTTCCTGGTCGGCGCCTTCTATTTCGCCCTGTGCTATCCGCTGTCGCGCTGGAGCGAAGCGATGGAGAAGAAGCTCAATGTCGCCAATCGTTAA
- a CDS encoding aldehyde dehydrogenase family protein, producing MQNFDNLIAGEWRAGASYSPNVNPSNLSDVLGQYTQGDAAHVDAAVAAATAAFPAWATGSIQARSDALDKIGNEILARKEELGTLLAREEGKTKAEGIGEATRAGQIFKFFAGECLRLSGEVLPSVRPNIGVEITREPVGVVGLITPWNFPIAIPAWKIAPALAFGNCVVLKPADLVPGSAWALSEIISRSGIPAGVFNLVMGRGSVIGNALVNHPGIHAISFTGSVGVGRNIAIQCVTNHKKVQLEMGGKNPQVVLDDADLAQAVELSVQSAFYSTGQRCTASSRLIVTEGIYPKFIAAMKERMAKIKVGDALAQGTDVGPVSSKSQLDQDMEYVAIGKGEGATLAAGGELLKLETDGYYMSPALFSESAASMRINKEEIFGPVASVIRVKNYEEALATANDTEFGLSAGIATTSLKYATHFKRHSQAGMVMVNLPTAGVDYHVPFGGRKGSSYGPREQGRYAQEFFTTVKTAYTLA from the coding sequence ATGCAGAACTTCGACAACCTCATCGCCGGCGAATGGCGTGCCGGCGCGAGCTACAGCCCCAACGTCAACCCGAGCAACCTGTCCGACGTGCTCGGCCAGTACACGCAGGGCGACGCCGCCCATGTCGACGCCGCTGTCGCGGCGGCCACGGCAGCCTTTCCGGCGTGGGCCACGGGCAGCATCCAGGCCCGCTCCGACGCCCTCGACAAGATCGGCAACGAGATCCTCGCGCGCAAGGAAGAGCTGGGCACGCTGCTCGCACGCGAAGAAGGCAAGACCAAGGCCGAAGGCATCGGCGAGGCCACGCGCGCGGGCCAGATCTTCAAGTTCTTCGCGGGTGAATGCCTGCGCCTGTCGGGCGAGGTGCTGCCTTCGGTGCGGCCCAACATCGGCGTGGAAATCACGCGCGAGCCGGTGGGCGTGGTCGGCCTCATCACGCCGTGGAACTTCCCCATTGCCATTCCGGCCTGGAAGATCGCGCCTGCGCTGGCCTTCGGCAACTGCGTGGTGCTCAAGCCCGCCGACCTGGTGCCGGGCAGTGCCTGGGCGCTGAGCGAGATCATCAGCCGCTCGGGCATTCCGGCGGGCGTGTTCAACCTGGTGATGGGCCGCGGCAGCGTGATCGGCAATGCGCTGGTCAACCACCCGGGCATCCATGCGATCAGCTTCACCGGCTCGGTGGGGGTGGGCCGCAACATCGCGATCCAGTGCGTCACCAACCACAAGAAGGTGCAGCTCGAAATGGGCGGCAAGAACCCGCAGGTGGTCCTCGACGACGCCGACCTCGCGCAGGCCGTGGAGCTGAGCGTGCAGAGCGCCTTCTACTCGACCGGCCAGCGCTGCACGGCGTCGAGCCGGCTCATCGTCACCGAAGGCATCTATCCGAAGTTCATCGCAGCCATGAAGGAACGCATGGCGAAGATCAAGGTGGGCGACGCGCTCGCGCAGGGCACCGACGTGGGGCCGGTCTCGTCGAAGTCGCAGCTCGACCAGGACATGGAATACGTGGCCATCGGCAAGGGCGAGGGCGCCACGCTGGCGGCCGGCGGCGAGTTGCTGAAGCTGGAGACCGACGGCTACTACATGTCGCCGGCGCTCTTCAGTGAATCGGCCGCCTCGATGCGCATCAACAAGGAAGAGATCTTCGGGCCGGTGGCGAGCGTGATCCGCGTGAAGAATTACGAGGAAGCATTGGCCACGGCCAACGACACCGAGTTCGGCCTGTCCGCCGGCATCGCCACCACGTCGCTGAAGTACGCCACGCATTTCAAGCGCCACAGCCAGGCGGGCATGGTGATGGTCAACCTGCCGACGGCGGGCGTGGACTATCACGTGCCCTTCGGTGGCCGCAAGGGGTCGAGCTACGGTCCGCGCGAGCAGGGGCGTTATGCGCAGGAGTTCTTCACTACGGTGAAGACGGCCTATACCCTGGCCTGA
- a CDS encoding Bug family tripartite tricarboxylate transporter substrate binding protein → MTINRRGALGAALATTLAATLPVRAFAQGSAGSGGNWPSKPIRLIVPYPPGGSSDIIARSISQPLSEALGQSVIIDNRAGANGNLGADLLAKAPADGYTVMLCDLGALAISPSLYPKLPFDPSKDLRSVAMLAYSPHLLVVHPSVQAGTLKELVELSKKSDLNFAVTASGSTAHLAGIELQRKVGAKWEYVPYKGGVQAVLDTVSGQTQVLMNGMLATYPQVQAGKLKLIAVSKATRMPLIGNVQTIAEQGVPGYESGTWQGVVAARGTPDTVIARLNRELTRIIRTPDIRARLAGQGAEVVTMTAPEQDQFFAKERARWARVIQEANVKLD, encoded by the coding sequence ATGACCATCAACCGACGCGGCGCACTCGGTGCCGCACTGGCCACGACGCTGGCCGCGACCTTGCCCGTGCGCGCATTCGCACAGGGCAGTGCCGGCAGCGGCGGCAACTGGCCGTCCAAGCCGATCAGGCTCATCGTTCCGTACCCGCCGGGCGGATCGTCCGACATCATCGCGCGGTCCATCAGCCAGCCTTTGTCGGAGGCGCTGGGCCAGTCGGTGATCATCGACAACCGCGCCGGCGCCAACGGCAACCTCGGCGCCGACCTGCTGGCCAAGGCTCCGGCCGACGGCTACACCGTCATGCTGTGCGATCTCGGCGCGCTGGCCATCAGCCCGTCGCTGTACCCCAAGCTGCCGTTCGATCCCTCGAAAGACCTGCGCAGCGTGGCCATGCTGGCCTACTCGCCGCACCTGCTGGTGGTGCACCCCTCGGTGCAGGCTGGCACGCTCAAGGAACTCGTCGAGCTGTCGAAGAAGAGCGATCTCAACTTTGCCGTCACGGCCAGTGGCAGCACCGCGCATCTCGCGGGCATCGAGTTGCAGCGCAAGGTCGGCGCCAAATGGGAATACGTGCCCTACAAGGGCGGTGTGCAGGCCGTGCTCGATACGGTCTCGGGCCAGACGCAGGTGCTCATGAACGGCATGCTCGCCACCTACCCGCAGGTGCAGGCCGGCAAGCTCAAGCTGATTGCCGTGTCCAAGGCCACGCGCATGCCGCTGATCGGCAATGTGCAGACCATCGCCGAGCAGGGCGTGCCCGGCTACGAGTCAGGCACCTGGCAGGGCGTGGTCGCGGCACGCGGAACGCCCGACACGGTGATCGCGCGGCTCAACCGCGAGCTGACCCGCATCATCCGCACCCCCGACATCCGGGCCCGCCTCGCGGGGCAGGGCGCCGAGGTCGTGACCATGACCGCGCCCGAGCAGGACCAGTTCTTCGCCAAGGAGCGCGCGCGCTGGGCCCGTGTCATTCAAGAGGCCAACGTCAAGCTCGACTGA